The following is a genomic window from Alphaproteobacteria bacterium.
TCGGCGAATGAAGCGGTGTCGGTGCGTGCCATTGCCTTGGTGATCGCCGCCGCGTCGGCAGCGCGCGGCGTTTCCAGGCCCGCGCCGTGAGGCAGACGACCGAGCGCGACCATGTCGCGGCCGCTGAGTGGCCAGTGCGCGGCGGTGGCCTGCGGCAGATGGGCGATACGCCGGGCGCGCTCGCGGGGCGCCATGCTCTCCAGCATCGTGCCTGTCAGGCTCACCGCGCCACTGTCAGGCCGCTCGATACCAGCCAGCATGCGCAGCAGGGTCGACTTGCCCGCGCCGTTGGGACCGATGACGACGCAGAGCCGGCCCGGCTCGAGCGTCAGCTCGATCCCCTGGAGGATCATGTGCGCGCCCAGCTGATGACCGAGCGCGGCGGCAATCAGAGCCATGGCGTCTGTCCACTGCGGCGCGCGCGCCATGCGAGCTGCCAGAGCACCGGCGCGCCGAACAACGCCGTCATCACGCCGAGCGGCAATTCGCGGCCGGTGGGCAGCAGGCGCAGGGCGATGTCGGCGACCAGTACCAGCGCCGCGCCGGCCAGCGCCGAAGGCACCAGGCTGGCACCCGGCCTGTAGCGCACCAATGGCCGCACGGCGTGCGGCGCCATCAGGCCGACGAAGCCGACCACGCCCGACACCGCCACGGCACCGCCAACCGCCAGCGCCGCGCCCGCGATCACCAGCCAGGCCATGCGGCGCGGATCGACGCCCAGGCCGCGCGCCGTCTCCTCGCCCAGCGCCAGCGCGTCGAGCCCGCGGCGCGACAGCATCAGCGGCAGGCAACCGAGCACGACGCAGGGCAGCGCCAATGCGACGTGGTCGAGGCCGCGATCGGCGATCGAGCCCATCAGCCAGGTGCCGATCTCGTAGTAGGCATAGGGGTTGGGCGACAGGCCCAGCACCAGGGCCGTCGCGGCGCCGGCCAGCGCGTTGAGCGCCGCGCCGATCAGGATCAGCGTCGCAACCGTGGCGTCGCGGCCGGCGATCGCCAGCAGCAGGACGGCTCCCGCCGCGGCGCCGACGATCCCGGCGAGCGGCAGGGCCAGAGGCGTGGCGCCGGCATAGCCGCCATAGAAGGTCAGCACCGCACCGAGCGCCGCCGTCGCCGAGATGCCGGTGATGCCCGGCTCGGCCAGCGGGTTGCGCAGCAGGCCCTGCATCGCCGCGCCGGCAAGGCCCAGCGCGCCGCCGATGATGACACCGAGCACGGCGCGCGGCAGGCGCAGCTCGATCAGGATCAGCGCCATCGGCGAATCGCGACCGGCCAGCGCGTCGGCGATCGCGGCGAGCGGCGCGAAGCCCGTCGGGCCGACGGCGATCGAGACCGCGAACAGCACAAGGACGAAGGCGCCCAGGCCGGCGATGACGCCCCTCATCGCCAGGCCTCCTTCTCCCCGCGAAGGCGGGGAGAAGGTGCCCGAAGGGCGGATGAGGGGCTTCGCGGAGTCTCAACAACGACGACATCGGTTGTTGTGCGAGGAAGCCCCTCATCCGCCTCGCTAGCGCTCGGCACCTTCTCCCCGCCTTCGCGTGGAGAAGGAATCAACGCCAAATCCAAGAGCCCCGCCCTCATCGCTTCAGCGTCTCGCGCGCGGCGGTCAGGCGTCGCAGCGCCTCCAGGTTTTGCGGCCCGCCGCAGAGCCACAGGCTGTGCGGCATCACCAGGGTGCGCGCGCCGGCGAAGGCGCGGCGCGCGGCGCGATGGGTCATCATCTGCTCGGCGAGCGACGGGCGGTCGCTGGTCTTCCCGTCGAGGATCAGCAAGTCGGGCGCAGCCAGGACCAGCTCTTCCATCGCGATCGGGACGAAGAGCGACAGGCCCCGCTCGGCCGCAAGGTTGCGCCAGCCGGCGATACGCAGCAGGCCGTCGGCGTTGGTGCCGCGGCCCAGCGTCATGCCGTTTGCCTGGTAGATCGCGGCCACCGGGCTGGTCGGTCCGACGCTCCTTGTCAGCCGGGCGATGCTCTCGCGTAGCGAGGCGGCGAGGTCGCGCGCGGCCTCCGGCCGGCCCAGCGCCTCGCCGATCCTGGCGATGTGATCGAGCGTGGCCTCGACATTGCCCGCCTCGGACAGTTCCAGGGTCGGCACGCCGGCCAGCCGCAGCGTCTTGCGCAGCGACGGCGTGATCAAATCGTCGATGATCAGCAGATCCGGCCGCAGCGCGAGGATCTCCTCCGCGCGCTTGCGCACCGGCGGCAGGGCCCGCGCCTCGCGCCAGCGCGGCGAGATGCGCGGGTCGTGCGAGAGGTCGCTGACGCCGACGAGTTGGCCGGGCGCGGCCATCGCCAGGACAAGCTGGTCGAGGCAGAGGTTGAGCGAAACGACTCGCTTCGGTAGGTCGGCCCCCTGCGCGCACGTCGCCGCGCCGAGCAGGCACGCAGCGACGAGGCAGCTGATCAGACGCGAGATGCGGACCGACGTGACCGGCTCCCGGGGCAATGTCGGATGGGATTGAATCACACTGTCATCCCGGGCGCAGCGAGGGATCCTCGCGCCGACGAAAGATCCCTCGCGGTGCTCGGGATGACATGAAGGCCCGGCGCGTCCCGCCTCAGTACCGCACGCGCGCGCCAGCATAGGCGCTGAGCCGCGGCGTGCGGAAGCCCAGCGGCTCCTCGTAGTAGGTGTCGGTGACGTTCTCGACGCGGCCGAAGACCTGCAGCCAGCGGGTCACGTCGTAGCTCGTGGTCAGGCGCACGACGGTGTAGCTCGCCATCTCCACGGTCTGCGACGGGAAGGTGCTGAAATCGGTCTCGTAGCGGCCGCGGCGATAGGCCAGGCCCGCGCCCACCCACCAGCCCGCCAGCGGCTGCCAGTTGGCGTGCAGGTTGATCTGGTGCCGGGGACGGTTCAGCAGCGGCGCGCCGGTCAGCAGGTTGTGGGCGTTGGTGAATGTGTAGTCGGCATGGAAGTTGAGAGTCTCCGACGGCCGCACGTCGAGCGACAGCTCGACGCCGGTGACGCGCGCCTGGGCGACGTTGCTGAGCGTGCTGCAGAAGGCGCCGCAGCTGGTGAGCTGGATGAGGTCGCTGACCTCGTTGTGGAAGACCGTGGCGCCGAGGGCCAGCTTGCCGCCGAACAGCTTCTGGTCGATGCCGACCTCGAAGCCGGTGCTGCGCTCGGGTCGCAGATTGCGGTTCGCGAAGAAGCCGAAGGCGGCGAAGTCGACGTAGAGCTGGTCGAGGCTGGGCGCCTTGAACGCCGTGCCGACCGAGCCGCGGATCTTGGTGTCCGATTCGCGCACCAGGTAGGACGCGCCCAGCCGCCAGGTCACGGCAGTGCCGAAAGCGTCGTGGTTCTCGATACGCGTGCCGGCAGTGAAGGACAGATCCTCGACCGGCGTGAAGCGCGCGTTGATGAAGGCGCCGCGCGTCCAGGCCGCGGCGCCGACGCTCGAGGTGCGCAGACCGGTGGCGTCGAAGCTCTCCGACAGGATCGAGTCGCGGCGCGCCTCGATGCCGACGACGACGTTGACCATCTCGAGCGGCGTCAGGCTGGTGGTGGCCTCGAGCTGCACGCGCCGGCCGCGGTTGCGGTTGTCGGGCGCGAAGGCGAAGTTGAACGGATCGACCTCATCGACGTCGCGCCGATTCGTCTCCAGGAACGACCAGGCGAGCGTCGTCTTCGATCGGCCGTCCCACAGCTCGATATCGGCCTGCACACGCGTCGAGAGGCTGTTGGTGGTCTCGTAGAGATTGGGATCCTCGGCGAGGAAGGCGTCGTAGTGGGTGCGCGTGCGGCCGTAGCGGCCGAACCATTGCAGCTTCAGCCAATCGGCGACGTCGAAGCCCAGCCGGCCGTTGAGCGAGAGGTTGCGATAGCCGTCGTGGTCGGGCGGCGCGCCGTTGGTCGAGCGGCCATCGGCCACGGCGCTGAAGCCGTCGCTGGTCGCCGCCGAGACGCCGAAGGCGAAGCTCAGCGGCCCGTACGAGCCGCTGGCCAGGCCGTCGGCGTTGACCGTGCCGTACGAGCCGGCCTCGACCGACAGCGAGGCCGTCGGCCTGCCCGAGCCCTGGCGGGTGATGATATTGACGACGCCGCCCAGCGCGTCGCTGCCGTAGAGCGTGCTCATCGGCCCACGCACGATCTCGATGCGCTCGACGCCTTCGAGCCGCAGATGCGCCAGGTTCGGCGAGCCGTTGACGCTGCTGGGATCGCCGACGCGCACGCCGTCGATCAGCACGACGCTGTGATTGGCGTTCATGCCACGCATGAAGAGCTGCGTCGTCTTGCCCGGTCCGCCGGAGTTTGTCGTGCTGAGGCCGGGTGACTGGCCCAGCACGTCGTTGAGCGTGCGCCATTGCCTGCGCTCGATCTCGTCGCGCCGCACCACCGTGACGCTGGCGTTGACCAGGTTGAACGGCACCGGCGCGCGGTCGGCGCCGACGATCATGTCGGGCAGGGTCACCACCGGTTCGGGGTCGGGGGCCGGCGGCTGCTGCTGGGCCTGCGCGATGGAAAGGCCCAGGCCGGCGGCCAGGGCGATGGGATACAGGACAGAACGAGCGGGCGTCATGGTGACGGTCCTCCGAGCCGATAGACACGCGTGGGCGCGTCACCGCTCGGTGAACCGCTCCGTCGGATATTCCCGTCCGTCGGAAGGATGACGCTGTCGGCGGCAGGTCTTCTGGCTCACGGGTCTCAGCATCGTTCCCGCCTTCCCGGTCACCCAACAGGGATCACCAGTGGCATGTTGGAAACGCGCTCGCCGCTCACAGCTGCGGGCACAGCCGCCGATTGGGCCGGTTGCCCGGCCGCACGGCGTTCCCTTTTCACCTCCCTTTCGGGAGGACCGTCGATGGCAAAGCGATAGAGGGCGGCTCGAAGATCGTCAAGCCGCGCCGCGCTGCCCACAGGCCTTCAGCCCGTGGCTGGCGCCCAGCAGCTCGCGAACCGCCTGGCGGCCCTCGGCGCGGAACACATCCTGCGACCACTCGACCTCCGCCAGCAGCGCGCGTCGCAGCTCGCCATCGGCGGCCAGCTGCACCGCCTGGCGGTCGGCGGCGATCGACGTCGGCGCGAAGGCCGCGATGTCGCGCGCGAGCTTCTCCGCCATGGCGCGGGTCCCGGTGTTGGCGACCTTTCGCGTCGCCAGGCCGATCGCCATGGCGCGGTCGCAGCCGATCGCGCTGCCCGTCAGCATGATGTCCATGGCGTGCGCCGCGCCGACGATGCCAGGCAGCCGCGCCGCCGTCCCGTCGCCGGTGACGCCGAGACGGCGGCCGAAGACGCCGAACACGGCGGTCGAGTCGACGACGCGGATGTCGCAGAGCAGCGCCAGGCCGAAGCCCTCGGCCGACGCGTACCCTTCGATGGCGCCGATCAACGGCTTGGACAGACGCTTGTGCAGCGGTCCGCCCTCGCCGGCCCACGGCAGGTACGGCTCGGAGTCGGGCAGCGCGTCGAGTTGCGCGCCACCGCAGAAATTGCCGCCGCCGCCGGTGATCACGATCGCGCGGATGCCCTCGTCGCGATCGGCGTCGGCCAGGGCCTGCGCCAGCGCGCGCGCGCCGTCGGGCGTCAGGGCGTTGCGGGTTTCGGGCGAATTGAGAATGATCGTCGTCACGGGCGCGCGCCGGGTCGAGAGGATCAGCCCGCCGGCGTAGGACGATGGAGCGATGAGCACGGACATGTTCGGCCCTCCCTCTGTCAGCGGCGGGCCGCGGCGGCCGCGATCGGCGTCGGCTCCAGATAGGCGCCCGACTCGTCCCGGAGCACGACCCGCTTGATCACGCGGGCACGGCAGGCCGAGACGAACTCCCGCATCGACACCTGGTAGCTGGCCGGCACCTCGTGCTTGCTCGCCAGCATCATGCCGAGGTAGGGCGTGGCGGCACGGTCGGTCAGTCGATCGCCGATTCGCTCGCCGGCGTGATCCCAGGCGGCCGTGCACCGCCGCGACGCCATCCATTCGTTGACGGCGACCGCCGACACGGCGATGACCCCGAGGAAGACGCCGGCGGACACGAGACGAGGCGTGAGACGCAGTTGAATTCCCATGATGACGCACGCTTTCCTGGCGCGAGGACAAGCGCCATCGTTCGCCTTCGGCATCTTGGCCACAGGCTGGGCGAGTCCTCTTGGACGTTGAGGAGCGGTACGGATCGGTCGGAGGTCGCTGAAGCGCAGACCAGATTCAAACCGCACGCGAGGGTGAAGGGCTGACGGCCGCTAGGGCCCGGCAGATCCGAGCGAGCAATGCATTGTGTTCCCCATCAATTCGACCGGTCTGAAATGCCGGCCCAAATTTCATTCGAAATTATTGACCATACTGAATGAAGACATTGTTCCGCGATCAGCGCGAGGCGTCAAACGCGAGGTCAAGTGCTTGCTTTTGCTGGGGAAATTCACGTTCGATTGATGAGTCGTCACATGAAGTCGCGGAAGAATCTCACGCTGACTTAATGAGTTAGCTACAGCGCCTCGACCGGGCCTTCAGGCTGCTTCCGCGACTTCAAGTGACGCTTGAACCGCGCGACGGACGGCCGGCGCGATCAGCTCGGCCCAGTGCATGGCGCCGGCGCGATGGCCGATCAGGTCCTGGCGGATCTCGATCGAGCAATGCGGCAGGCCGCGCGGCTCGGCATGGGCCTGCAGCGTGTACTCGACCGGATCGCGCGCGGAGTACGGCTCGTTGTCGCCGACGAAGATGCCGGGGATCTCACGCAAGGCTGCCAGCAGCGGCCTGGCGAGGCGCGGATCGGTGCGCCACAGCACGCCCACCTGCCAGGGTCGCTGGATGCCGCGCATGATCGGCGTGAAGCTGTGCACCACGAACAGCGCCGGCCTCACGCCGCGCGCGGCGAAGCGATCGAGCGCATCGTCCAAGGCGTTGTGGTAGGGCCAGAAGCAGGCATTGGCGCGCGCCATGATGGCCGCCTCGTCGAGCGCGCGGTTGGCCGGCACCGCCGTGCCGTCGCTGACCTCCGGCGTCGAGCCGGCGCCGCCGGGCCAGCGGTTGCAGTCGATCACCAGCCGTGAATAGGTCGAGGCGACGAACGGCGCGTCGAGCAGTTCCGACAGGCGCCGCCCGACATCGAGCCCGCCCGGATCCCAGCCGATATGACGTGACAGCTCGGTGCGCAGCAGGCCGAGATTGTCGAGCGCGCGCGGCACCGTGTTGCCGGCGTGATCGCACGCCAGCAACAGTGGGAAATTGCCTTCGGGATTGTACGCGCTGAACGCGGGCGGCTCGTCGGCCGCCAGAAGAGACGACATGGCGCGCACTCTATGACACCATCGCCGCCCGACCAATCGCAGGCTTGCCGCACCCGCCCCTCATGGATCGCGATACCGCCTTCAGACAGCTGCGCACGATGTTCGACGCGGCGATCGCCGCCGCCTCGCCGCAGGTGTGCCTCGCTCCATACCTGGGCGACCTGAAGCCGCCGAAGGGCCGCACCCTG
Proteins encoded in this region:
- a CDS encoding ABC transporter ATP-binding protein, with protein sequence MALIAAALGHQLGAHMILQGIELTLEPGRLCVVIGPNGAGKSTLLRMLAGIERPDSGAVSLTGTMLESMAPRERARRIAHLPQATAAHWPLSGRDMVALGRLPHGAGLETPRAADAAAITKAMARTDTASFADRRIDMLSSGERARLALARILATEAEVLLADEPVASLDPAQQLAAMDALREEAGRGAIVVVVLHDLALVSRYADRVVVLANGRVVGDGPPGSALAPDTLERVYGARFEMASIPVAISDRSPAE
- a CDS encoding iron ABC transporter permease encodes the protein MRGVIAGLGAFVLVLFAVSIAVGPTGFAPLAAIADALAGRDSPMALILIELRLPRAVLGVIIGGALGLAGAAMQGLLRNPLAEPGITGISATAALGAVLTFYGGYAGATPLALPLAGIVGAAAGAVLLLAIAGRDATVATLILIGAALNALAGAATALVLGLSPNPYAYYEIGTWLMGSIADRGLDHVALALPCVVLGCLPLMLSRRGLDALALGEETARGLGVDPRRMAWLVIAGAALAVGGAVAVSGVVGFVGLMAPHAVRPLVRYRPGASLVPSALAGAALVLVADIALRLLPTGRELPLGVMTALFGAPVLWQLAWRARRSGQTPWL
- a CDS encoding ABC transporter substrate-binding protein, whose protein sequence is MIQSHPTLPREPVTSVRISRLISCLVAACLLGAATCAQGADLPKRVVSLNLCLDQLVLAMAAPGQLVGVSDLSHDPRISPRWREARALPPVRKRAEEILALRPDLLIIDDLITPSLRKTLRLAGVPTLELSEAGNVEATLDHIARIGEALGRPEAARDLAASLRESIARLTRSVGPTSPVAAIYQANGMTLGRGTNADGLLRIAGWRNLAAERGLSLFVPIAMEELVLAAPDLLILDGKTSDRPSLAEQMMTHRAARRAFAGARTLVMPHSLWLCGGPQNLEALRRLTAARETLKR
- a CDS encoding TonB-dependent receptor, giving the protein MTPARSVLYPIALAAGLGLSIAQAQQQPPAPDPEPVVTLPDMIVGADRAPVPFNLVNASVTVVRRDEIERRQWRTLNDVLGQSPGLSTTNSGGPGKTTQLFMRGMNANHSVVLIDGVRVGDPSSVNGSPNLAHLRLEGVERIEIVRGPMSTLYGSDALGGVVNIITRQGSGRPTASLSVEAGSYGTVNADGLASGSYGPLSFAFGVSAATSDGFSAVADGRSTNGAPPDHDGYRNLSLNGRLGFDVADWLKLQWFGRYGRTRTHYDAFLAEDPNLYETTNSLSTRVQADIELWDGRSKTTLAWSFLETNRRDVDEVDPFNFAFAPDNRNRGRRVQLEATTSLTPLEMVNVVVGIEARRDSILSESFDATGLRTSSVGAAAWTRGAFINARFTPVEDLSFTAGTRIENHDAFGTAVTWRLGASYLVRESDTKIRGSVGTAFKAPSLDQLYVDFAAFGFFANRNLRPERSTGFEVGIDQKLFGGKLALGATVFHNEVSDLIQLTSCGAFCSTLSNVAQARVTGVELSLDVRPSETLNFHADYTFTNAHNLLTGAPLLNRPRHQINLHANWQPLAGWWVGAGLAYRRGRYETDFSTFPSQTVEMASYTVVRLTTSYDVTRWLQVFGRVENVTDTYYEEPLGFRTPRLSAYAGARVRY
- a CDS encoding enoyl-CoA hydratase/isomerase family protein, producing the protein MSVLIAPSSYAGGLILSTRRAPVTTIILNSPETRNALTPDGARALAQALADADRDEGIRAIVITGGGGNFCGGAQLDALPDSEPYLPWAGEGGPLHKRLSKPLIGAIEGYASAEGFGLALLCDIRVVDSTAVFGVFGRRLGVTGDGTAARLPGIVGAAHAMDIMLTGSAIGCDRAMAIGLATRKVANTGTRAMAEKLARDIAAFAPTSIAADRQAVQLAADGELRRALLAEVEWSQDVFRAEGRQAVRELLGASHGLKACGQRGAA
- a CDS encoding N-formylglutamate amidohydrolase: MSSLLAADEPPAFSAYNPEGNFPLLLACDHAGNTVPRALDNLGLLRTELSRHIGWDPGGLDVGRRLSELLDAPFVASTYSRLVIDCNRWPGGAGSTPEVSDGTAVPANRALDEAAIMARANACFWPYHNALDDALDRFAARGVRPALFVVHSFTPIMRGIQRPWQVGVLWRTDPRLARPLLAALREIPGIFVGDNEPYSARDPVEYTLQAHAEPRGLPHCSIEIRQDLIGHRAGAMHWAELIAPAVRRAVQASLEVAEAA